One segment of Phragmites australis chromosome 13, lpPhrAust1.1, whole genome shotgun sequence DNA contains the following:
- the LOC133887855 gene encoding transcription factor bHLH62-like isoform X2 yields MADEHFFHGDFASGHAAPFFGSSYAPPPGLDGAACAAAMAPAAFGMLPWAADLQQPADSSATTAHLESALSSLVSSPAHDSGCGGDDVAIGDLIGRLGSICNAAASANNSCYSTPLSSPPRGVSPAPVALAFRAYPGAALETAGRLSRVASSKSLGAAPAATLPALDSTTEMPDPAPTKGDSATRKRKASAKGKGSSPAMTVATNGSPKRSKVPDGDRVTEDAAPAAAAAEAEEKKVPAPAPEPTKDYIHVRARRGQATDSHSLAERVRRERISERMKMLQSLVPGCNKFLSMKLATISPQLDLDARYLPPSSKDMMQEEPATLAYPPDAAFSHADPFATVHAALESCTSSFHPGCGFTWEAQDLQSIVMQPHSMSPAAAGHGQQKAAPALPPQSTSAPHPHHGQEAAATVNHMKVEP; encoded by the exons ATGGCTGACGAGCACTTCTTCCACGGAGACTTCGCCTCCGGCCACGCCGCGCCGTTCTTCGGCTCCTCCtacgcgccgccgccggggctCGACGGCGCGGCGTGCGCGGCTGCCATGGCACCGGCGGCCTTCGGGATGCTGCCGTGGGCCGCCGATCTGCAGCAGCCCGCGGACTCCTCTGCCACCACCGCGCACTTAGAATCCGCCCTCAGCTCCCTCGTCTCCTCGCCGGCCCACGACAgcggctgcggcggggacgACGTGGCCATCGGCGACCTCATCGGCCGGCTCGGCAGCATCTGCAACGCTGCGGCCAGCGCCAACAACTCCTGCTACAGCACGCCGCTCAGCTCCCCTCCCCGCGGCGTATCGCCGGCGCCGGTGGCCTTGGCCTTCCGGGCATACCCCGGCGCGGCCCTCGAGACGGCCGGCAGGCTGTCCCGGGTCGCCAGCAGCAAGTCGCTcggcgccgcccccgccgcgacGCTGCCGGCATTGGACAGTACCACCGAAATGCCGGACCCGGCGCCGACGAAGGGAGACAGCGCCACGCGGAAGCGTAAGGCCTCGGCGAAGGGCAAGGGCTCTTCTCCAGCCATG ACGGTGGCCACCAATGGGAGCCCAAAGCGGTCGAAGGTCCCCGACGGCGACAGAGTCACCGAGgacgccgcccccgccgccgccgccgcagaagcagaggagaagaaggtgccGGCACCGGCGCCGGAGCCGACCAAGGACTACATCCATGTGAGGGCGAGGCGGGGGCAGGCCACCGATAGCCACAGCCTCGCCGAGAGG GTGCGGAGGGAGAGGATAAGCGAGAGGATGAAGATGCTGCAGTCCCTCGTGCCAGGCTGCAACAAG TTCCTGTCGATGAAGCTGGCGACGATTAGCCCTCAGCTGGACCTGGACGCGCGTTACCTGCCGCCGTCCAGCAAAGAT ATGATGCAAGAAGAGCCGGCGACGCTGGCCTACCCTCCCGACGCCGCGTTCTCCCACGCCGACCCGTTCGCAACCGTCCACGCGGCGTTGGAATCGTGCACCAGCTCCTTCCACCCCGGCTGTGGCTTCACCTGGGAGGCGCAGGACCTGCAGAGCATCGTAATGCAGCCGCACAGCatgtcgccggccgccgccggccaCGGCCAGCAGAAGGCTGCCCCGGCGCTGCCGCCGCAGTCGACGTCTGCACCTCACCCTCACCACG GACAAGAAGCAGCGGCGACAGTAAACCACATGAAGGTGGAGCCATAA
- the LOC133887855 gene encoding transcription factor bHLH62-like isoform X1, with protein sequence MADEHFFHGDFASGHAAPFFGSSYAPPPGLDGAACAAAMAPAAFGMLPWAADLQQPADSSATTAHLESALSSLVSSPAHDSGCGGDDVAIGDLIGRLGSICNAAASANNSCYSTPLSSPPRGVSPAPVALAFRAYPGAALETAGRLSRVASSKSLGAAPAATLPALDSTTEMPDPAPTKGDSATRKRKASAKGKGSSPAMTVATNGSPKRSKVPDGDRVTEDAAPAAAAAEAEEKKVPAPAPEPTKDYIHVRARRGQATDSHSLAERVRRERISERMKMLQSLVPGCNKITGKALMLDEIINYVQSLQRQVEFLSMKLATISPQLDLDARYLPPSSKDMMQEEPATLAYPPDAAFSHADPFATVHAALESCTSSFHPGCGFTWEAQDLQSIVMQPHSMSPAAAGHGQQKAAPALPPQSTSAPHPHHGQEAAATVNHMKVEP encoded by the exons ATGGCTGACGAGCACTTCTTCCACGGAGACTTCGCCTCCGGCCACGCCGCGCCGTTCTTCGGCTCCTCCtacgcgccgccgccggggctCGACGGCGCGGCGTGCGCGGCTGCCATGGCACCGGCGGCCTTCGGGATGCTGCCGTGGGCCGCCGATCTGCAGCAGCCCGCGGACTCCTCTGCCACCACCGCGCACTTAGAATCCGCCCTCAGCTCCCTCGTCTCCTCGCCGGCCCACGACAgcggctgcggcggggacgACGTGGCCATCGGCGACCTCATCGGCCGGCTCGGCAGCATCTGCAACGCTGCGGCCAGCGCCAACAACTCCTGCTACAGCACGCCGCTCAGCTCCCCTCCCCGCGGCGTATCGCCGGCGCCGGTGGCCTTGGCCTTCCGGGCATACCCCGGCGCGGCCCTCGAGACGGCCGGCAGGCTGTCCCGGGTCGCCAGCAGCAAGTCGCTcggcgccgcccccgccgcgacGCTGCCGGCATTGGACAGTACCACCGAAATGCCGGACCCGGCGCCGACGAAGGGAGACAGCGCCACGCGGAAGCGTAAGGCCTCGGCGAAGGGCAAGGGCTCTTCTCCAGCCATG ACGGTGGCCACCAATGGGAGCCCAAAGCGGTCGAAGGTCCCCGACGGCGACAGAGTCACCGAGgacgccgcccccgccgccgccgccgcagaagcagaggagaagaaggtgccGGCACCGGCGCCGGAGCCGACCAAGGACTACATCCATGTGAGGGCGAGGCGGGGGCAGGCCACCGATAGCCACAGCCTCGCCGAGAGG GTGCGGAGGGAGAGGATAAGCGAGAGGATGAAGATGCTGCAGTCCCTCGTGCCAGGCTGCAACAAG ATCACCGGGAAGGCTCTGATGCTGGACGAGATCATCAACTACGTCCAGTCGCTGCAGCGCCAGGTCGAG TTCCTGTCGATGAAGCTGGCGACGATTAGCCCTCAGCTGGACCTGGACGCGCGTTACCTGCCGCCGTCCAGCAAAGAT ATGATGCAAGAAGAGCCGGCGACGCTGGCCTACCCTCCCGACGCCGCGTTCTCCCACGCCGACCCGTTCGCAACCGTCCACGCGGCGTTGGAATCGTGCACCAGCTCCTTCCACCCCGGCTGTGGCTTCACCTGGGAGGCGCAGGACCTGCAGAGCATCGTAATGCAGCCGCACAGCatgtcgccggccgccgccggccaCGGCCAGCAGAAGGCTGCCCCGGCGCTGCCGCCGCAGTCGACGTCTGCACCTCACCCTCACCACG GACAAGAAGCAGCGGCGACAGTAAACCACATGAAGGTGGAGCCATAA